The segment CCCACAGGACCGAGAGCACCCAAGGCTTTTCCTTGGCCAGGGCCAGGGTGGGGGCCTTGATGCACTGCTCAAAGGGGTTGTCCAGGAGGAAGCGCTCGCCGGTGGCCAGATCGGTGTAATGGAACCGCCCCCGGAAGGTGTTGTGGTTGCAGTGGTCGCTCCGGGCCTGGGCAATGTACTCCAACTCCACGTCGGTCAAAGGCCCCAGCCCCAGCTCCCGCCGCCGGGCCAGCACCGCCGGCCGGGAGAAATACTCCAGGATGACGGGCAGGTCCTGCTCCCGCAAGGCCAGGTGGCGGGCGGCGCTTAAGGCCGCCAGCTCCTCCGGGAAAGCGAGGGGGAATTCCTGCACCTGGGGGGTGTGGGCCAGCTCCACCCTGGGAAGGATGAGACCCACCCCCAGCGCGGGGTCCCAGTCGGCCCGGGAATAGACGCGGTATTCCTGGATGAGGTCGTTGGCCAGAAGCTCCCGGGCCAGGCGCTCCACCTGCGACCGGGAAAGCTCCGCGCCCTTGAGGACATAGAGCCGGGAGGTATAGACCTGGGCTTCAGGAGGCAGGGGCCGGTTCAAAAAGGCGGCGATGGCCTCTTTCGCCACCGCGCCGGCGGTATCCCGGACTCCTGGCCGGAAGCCCACCCACACCGCCCAGTCCAGGTCCCGGGCCAGGGGGGTGTAGCTGCTCACCTGGGTCACCGGGTTGGTGAAGATTTCCGTGCGCACCGCTTCCCACTCCGCCGGCGTGAGGTCCAGATCCAGGGTGAGGAGGCGGATGACGCGCACCTCTGACAAAGAAAAGCCGAAATATTCCGAGGCCTTGCGGGCCACGGCGGCGCCTTCCGCGTCCGGGAGTTCCGGCCGCCAGGCGATCTCCAGGCGCTGGGTCATCGGGGTTTACGCCTTCCAGCCCCGTTGCCTTGGCCCCCGCTCCCAAACAGGGACGGGGGAACCAAGGCTGTCAGGGCTTAAGATGGAGAATGAAGAGATGTTGTCCGAATATATCTTAAAGGCAGGGGACAGGAAAGAGAAAGGAGGTGCCTGGAAGGGATTGCCCCGGCCAGAATAAGGGAGAAGTCTTATCCGGAGGCCGCCATCCCCTCCAAAATGGACCGACGTCGGGAGGGTGGATCAGGAAACTTGCCGCGCCCAGCCGGAGGAGCCGCCCCTCACAGGCTAAAAAACTATCTCGTGAGCCATCCCGAACCGTTGCTGGAGGCACCGCTGCCGGGGCCGTCAGGAAAACAGGAGCTGGGCCGGGCCGTAAAAGCGGTTCATGATCACCTGGCCCAGATAGATCACCGAGGCGAAGATGGCCAGGGCAATGCCGGCGATGAGGAGGCCGTACTCCACGCTGCTGGCGCCATCGTCCGCCTGCCATAAGCCGAGGAGGGGAATCCGGGGGATCATGGGGGGCTCCCTTCACAGAACTTTTACTCCCTCATCGGCATTTGGGACTGTTAACTTAAAACTTTTCCGCCGGCCGGCTCCGCAGGCGCTGAAGCAGCCCCGAGGTGGAATACCCCGGGACAAAGGGGATGATCACCACGCGGCCGCCCCGGGCCAGCACCTCCTCCCGCCCTGCCACCTCCTCGGGGCGGTAATCGCCGCCTTTCACCAGCACGTCGGGCCCCAGCTCCCGGATGAGCTCCCGGGGGGTGTCCTCGGGGAAAAGCACCACCCGGTCCACACAGGCCAGGGCGGCCAGCACCCGGGCCCGGTCGGCTTCGGAATTGAGAGGTCTGTCTGCTCCCTTGCCTAGTCGCCGCACCGAATCGTCGGTGTTTACCGCCACGATGAGAGCGTCCCCCAGAGCCCGGGCCGCCTCCAGATACTCCACGTGGCCCCGGTGCAGGAGATCAAAGCAGCCATTGGTGAAGACCACCCGCCGGCCCTGGGCCTGCTCGGCCTTCACCCAGCGGGCCGCCTCCTCCCGGTTAATGATTTTCCCTGCCGTCATGACGTGTCCATCTGCCCCCATTTTATCGGGGCCCATGATGGTGGAAATGGCGATTACCCAAGGTTAAGGGGTTGGGGGAGAGGGGAGGGGAGAGGGGGGAGGGGCCACCGCCCCCTGATTCCATCTCCCCAAGCTCCCTGCCCCAGCCTCAGCTTATTCGGCCCGGAAGCCCGGCGGCGCCACCCGGGCCACGGTGAGAACCCGCACCTCCCGGGCTCCGGCGGCCAGAAGCGCCCGGCTGCACTCCCTAACGGTGGCCCCGGTGGTGTAGACGTCATCCACCAACAGCACGTTTTTCCCTTTTACCACTTCCGGCCGCCGGACGGCAAAAGCCCGGCGCACATTCTCCCGGCGGGCTTTGGGGCTGAGGCCGGTCTGCGGCTGGGTGTGGCGGGTGCGCACCAGGGTGTCCCTGAGCAGCCGGGCGGGGAGGGCCTGAGCCAGCAGCAGGGCCTGGTTGAAGCCCCGCTCCTTAAGCCGGCGCGCATGGAGCGGCACCGGCACAATGAGGTCAGCAGCAGCGGCGAACTCCCGGCAGGCGGGGGCCGTCAGCCAATGGCGCAGGAGCGGCAGGTATTCCAGGCGGCGGTGATACTTGAACTGCTTGATGGCCTGGCCCGTGAGACCGTCTTCCTCATAGACCACCGCGGCCCGGGCGGCGGCGAAGGGCGGGGGTTCCTTCAGGCACCAGCCGCAGGGGCGGTCTGGCCCCTGACGGTGAAGAAAGAGGCGGCCGCAGCGGGGGCACAGGGGGCTTTGCACCCGGATGACCCAGGCCTCGCAAGCGGGACAGAGAGCAGCCGGAGCCTGGGGCTCCACTGCCTCCCCGCAGAAGAGGCACAGCCGGGGGAGGAAAAAATCCAGGGCGTAAGTGGCGAGATTCCTAAGGGAGTCCTTCAGCGAGGCGAGGAGCATGCCCCTCACCGGAGGCGGGCCGCCAGGCGGCGGGCCAGGGTCTCGGCGTGTTCACAGAGCTCCTCCACCTCGGCCTCGCTCAGGCCCGCACCCAGGGCCACGCGGCGGGCTTCCTCCCGAGTAATGAGATCACCCGGCGCGTGGGCGTCGGTGTTGACGGTGAGGGCGGCCCCGGCGGCCAGGGCCAGCTTGGCCACCCGGCCGTTGGCCAAAGAGTGGCCTTTGCGGGCGGAGAGCTCCAGAGTGATGCCCCGGGCCGCAGCCAGGCCCGCTTCCTCCGGGGTCAGAAGCCCGGGGTGGGCCAGGATGTCGATGTCGGCCTCCAGGGCGGCCCGGTTGGTGCCCGGCGCCACCGGCTCCACCAGGGTCTCGCCGTGAATGACGATGAGGGGCACCCCCAGCTCCCGGGCCTGGGCCACCAGATCCCCAATCTGCTCCGGCGGCACGTGGGTGAACTCCAGCCCCGGAATGAGCACCGGCGCCAGCCCCCGGTTGAGGCTGGCCGCGGCCACCTCCAGGCGGGCAAAGACCTCCCGGAAATTGCTGGCGTCCACGTGGTCGGTGATGCCCAGGTAGCGGTAGCCCTTCACCTGGGCCCGGCGCCACAGCTCTGCGGGGATGAGCTCCCCGTCGCTGTTTAAGGTGTGGGTGTGCAGGTCAATCATGGAAATGGAAAAAGGGCCGCCGGTCTTCGGCCCTCAACTGCCTCCCCGGCTGTGGCCCTGGTCGAAGCCGCCCCGGGCAGGGGCGAAATCAACCCTGGACCCCGCAAGACATTCTGGCTTCGGTGCCCCCAGGCCACGTCCGGACCCTACATCTTGTATTTCCCGAAGTCCTCCGGATCCAGGGACTCCAGGATTTCGGTCCACTTCTTGGCCTCGTCGTTGGTGATGGCCTCCTGGGCGGCCAGATCCACCCGCCGGGCCTTGCGGATGACCTCCTCGGCCACATAGATGGGGCATTTGGCCCGCAGAGCCAAGGCGATGGCATCGCTGGGCCGGGCGTCAATGGTCAGCTCCCGGCCGTCCCGGAACAGGTGGATGAGGGCAAAGTAAGTGTTGTCCCGCAGATCGCAGACCTCCACCTTGACCACGCTGATTTCCGTGGTGTCCAGGATATTTTTCAGGAGGTCATGGGTCATGGGGCGGGAAAATTTGATGTTCTCCAGCTCGCTGGCAATGGCGGTGGCCTCCAGCAAACCGATCCAGATGGGGACCGCCTTATCGGAGTCCACATCCTTGAGGATCATGATGGGACTGTTGGTAAAGGGGTCAATGGTCAGGCCCGACACCACCATCTGCCGATACATAACTACCTCCTCGGAGCGCCGGACCCCTGAAACCACCAGCGGCCCTACGCCTCCCGCACCCACCTCCCTTTGAGGGAATGGGGGTGCGCCTCGGTGATTTCCACCTGCGCCAGCCTCCCGACCAGGTGCCGGGGGCCGGCAAAATTGACCACCTGATTGGTGCGCAGTCGTCCGGTGAGCTCCCCGCCCCGTTTGCTTTCGCCTTCCACCAGCACCTCCCGGACTTGGCCCACCAGCCGGCGGTGGGCCGCCAGGGTGAGCTCCGAGAGCAGGGCCTGCAGCTTGGCCAGGCGCTCGGCTTTGACCTCCTCGGGGACCTGGTCCGGGAACTCTGCCGCCCGGGTCCGGGGCCGGGGGGAGTACTTGAAGGAAAAGGCGGCTTCAAAGCCGGCCTCCCGGACCAGCTCCAGGGTGTCCTGAAAGTCCGCCTCGGTTTCACCGGGAAAGCCCACAATGAGATCGGTGCTGAGGGCAATCCCAGGGCAGGTGCGCCGCAGTCTGGCCACCTTCTCCAGATACGCCGCCCGGGTGTAGCCCCGGTTCATGGCCTGAAGCACCCGGTCCGACCCGGATTGGGCCGGCAAGTGCAGGTGCTCGCACAGCGGCGGGAGCTCCGCAAAGGCGGCGATGAGGTCAGCGGAGAGGTCCTTGGGGTGAGAGGTGGCAAACCGGAGCCGGGCCAAACCCGGCAGGGCCGCCAGCCGGTCCAGAAGCTGCCGGAAGGTGAGGGGCTCCGGCAGGCCCCGGCCGTAGGAGTTGACGTTCTGCCCCAAAAGAGTGATTTCCTTGCCGCCGGCGGCCAAGAAATCCCGCACCTCGGCCTCGATCTCCGCCGGGGGCCGGCTCACCTCCCGGCCCCGCACGTAGGGGACGACGCAGAAGGTGCAGAAGTTGTCGCAACCCTGCATGATGGTGACGTAGCCCTGGATGACCCCGGCGGGCCACTGGCGGCGCAACCCGGGAAGCGCCTCTCCCAGCTCCACGTCCACGGTGCGGCTCACCTGGGCCTGGCGCACCAGCTCCGGCAGGCGCCAGATGCCGTGGGTGCCGAAGACCAGGTCCAGGTGGGGGACCTGGGCCAGGAGGCGCTCGCCTTCCTGTTGGGCCACGCACCCCCCCACCCCGAGGAGCAGATGGGGCCGACGGCGCTTCAGACCCCTCAGGTTCCCCAGGAGGCTCAAGACCTTATGCTCCGATTTCTTGCGGATGGCGCAGGTGTTGATAAGGTAGAGGTCGGCCTCCTCCGGGTCAGAGGTCAGGTCATACTCCGGCGCCAGCACCTGGGCCATGAGCTGGGAGTCGGCGACGTTCATCTGACAGCCGAACGTGCGCAGATACAGCTTTTTCTTCGGAGCCGCCATGGTTTTTATTAAATCCGAATCCCCAGGCCTTGTCAACCGGGCCCTTCCGGAGGTTAGCCGCTGGACAAGGCCGCCGGGGCGGAGTAAAATTCCCACCAGGAGGGGGAAAAGGCGGCGCCCGGCCGCCTCGGGTCCCACAGCAGTCCGGCCATGATTCCTCTGCGCGGCGCCGCAGCCAAAGGACGCTTTCCCTGGATCACGGTGGGCCTCATCGGGGCCAATGTGCTGGTATTCCTTTACACCCTGTACATCGGTCCCCAGGCCACCTTGAACCTGTATTTCAAAGGTGGGGCGGTGCCGGCCAAACTGAGCCAGCTCAAGCTCCTCTCCCAGGGGTCCTTATCGCTTCTGGCCACCATGTTCATCTCCCTGTTTCTGCACGCCGGCTGGGTGCACCTGTTGGGAAACTTATGGTTTCTCTGGGTCTTTGGGGAGGCGTTGGAGGACGATCTGGGGCACAGTCGGTTCCTCCTTTTTTATTTCTTTGCCGGCTTTTTCGCCTGCCTCTTTCATGTGCTGGCCTCCAGCCGGCTGGACGCCCCCCTCATCGGCGCCAGCGGCGCCATTGCCGGGGTAATGGGGGCTTATCTGCTGCGCCTGCCCCAGACCCCCATCCTCACCTTGGTCTTCTGGCGGCTGCGGCTGGAGACCATCCAGGTGCCGGCCTTTGTCTGGCTGCTCCTGTGGCTGGGGTTGCAGTTTTACGGTCTGCGTCAGGGGGGTACCGTGGCCTGGGTGGCCCATTTGGGGGGCTTCGCCACCGGGCTTTTGGCCGTCAATCTCTTCACCCCCCTGGAGCCCCGGCTGCAGCGCCAGACAGTGGCGGAGGTGCTGCGGCCTGCGGCCCGGCGCCGGCCCAGCCGCAACCGCCGCAAGTCCTGAGCGGCGCTGGGCAGAAGAGGCGAAGGTGGAAATGAATTGAAGGGAGGAGCCGGGGCACCGGAGGCCCGGCGCCCATCTCAGACTGATCTCCCGTCCCGGTTACAATAATAAACGATATAACTCTTTTGAAAGAGGGAACGGCATTAAGTAATGCCGGTGGCTACGGCGGTGAATGTTTCCCTCTATTTTTCCATAAGTCATTAGGCATCTTGATATGAATGACTCCTTCCTCAAAGTGGCGCGCCAGGCGGCTGTGGCCGCCGGGGCCCTGTTGCGCCTCAATTTCGACCGGCCCCACGACATCACCCTCAAGGGCGTCATCGACCCGGTCACCGAAAGCGACCTCCAGTCCCAGGAGATCATCATCTCCCTCATCCGGCAGGCCTTTCCGGACCACGCCATCCTGGCGGAGGAGGACCTTCCCGGCTCTGGGGACGACGATAATGCGGCAGATCCAGAGGGCAAAGGGGCCGCGTCCCACCGCTGGATCATCGACCCCCTGGACGGCACGGTGAATTATGCCCACGGCTTTCCCATGTTCTGCGTCTCGGTGGCCTGCGAGGTGGCAGGACGGCTGGAGGTGGGAGTGATTTACGACCCCCTGCGGGAGGAGCTCTTTGAGGCCCGGCGGGGGGGTGGCGCCTGGCTGAACGGCCGGCGGCTTAGGGTGTCCGCCACCGACCTGCTGGAGGCGGCGCTTCTGGTCACCGGTTTCCCCTACAACATCCGGGAGCGCCTGCCCGCCACCGTGGCCCGGCTAAGGAATATGATTGCCCGGGCCCAGGGGGTGAGGCGGGCCGGTTCCGCCGCCCTGGATCTGGCTTACGTGGCCGCGGGCCGCTTCGACGGCTTTTGGGAGGAGGGCCTCAAGCCCTGGGACACCGCCGCCGGGGTGCTCCTGGTGACCGAGGCGGGGGGGCGCCTCAGCACCTTCGAGGGTGGGGCCTATGACATCTTTGCCCCCAGCATCGTGGCCACCAACGGCCGGGTGCACGAAGCCATGCTGGCGGCCCTGAAGATTGAACCGGAGGCCGCCGGCCTCTGAGGCGGGAGGGCAGAGGAGGGGAGATGGCCGAGGTCATGCCGGTCACCCGGCGGGTGCGCACCCGGCAGGGGATCATGATCACCGCCCTGGCGGTGAGTGTGCTCCTCACCGGGGGAAAGTTTTACGCCTATTACCTCACCGGTTCCGCCGCCATCCTCTCCGATGCTTTGGAGTCCATCATCAATGTGGTGGCCGCCGGGTTCGCCCTCTTCAGCGTCATCTTGGCGGCCAAAAGCCCGGACCCCAGCCACCCCTACGGCCACGGTAAGATTGAGTACCTGGCCGCCGGCTTTGAAGGCGCCCTCATCATCCTGGCGGCACTGGGCATCATCGCCACCGCCCTGCCGCAGGTCCTCTCCCCCAGGGAGCTCCCCCGCCTGGAGCTGGGGCTGCTCTTCGTGGCCGGGGTGACCCTGGTGAACCTGGTCATGGGCCTCATCCTCATCCATTACGGCCGCCGCACCCACTCCCTGGTCCTGGTGGCCGACGGCCAGCATCTCCTCACCGACGTTTATACCAGCGTCGGGGTGCTGGCGGGGCTGGGCCTGCTGCACCTCACCGGCCTCCTGTGGCTGGACGGGCTGGTGGCCTTGCTGGTGGCCGCCAACATCCTCTACACCGGGGGGAAACTCCTGCGCCAGGCGGTGGGGGGGCTGCTGGACGAATCCGACCCGGCGCTCTTGGAGCGCCTGGTGCAGGTGCTGAGCGAACACCGCAAGGACCTGTGGATTGACGTGCACCGCCTCCGGGCCCGCCGGGCCGGAGATCGGGTGCTCCTGGATTTCCATCTCACTCTGCCCCGGGACCTCTCCCTGGAGGAGGCCCACCACGAGGTCAAGGAGTTGGAGCGCATCTTCGGCGAGGCCTTCGACGGCCAGGCTGATCTGCTCATTCACCTGGACCCCTGCACCCAGCCGGTCTGCCCGGTATGCGGCCATGACCCCTGCAGTATCCGCACGCACGAAGCCCGGGCCCGGAGCCTGTGGCAGCGCCAAACCGTGACCCAGGAGGATGCCTGCCTGCCTCCGGAACTTAAGGAGTCGGAAAAAGAAGGGTGAGTCGCCCCGGCGGGAGGCGTGTCGTTTTATCGCTCTGCTCAGTTGGGGGAGGGCCGGGGGAACACAATCCCCCCGCCTTCCCCCAAGCCCCCCTCCCCCGCCCCCCATATGGGGTTGGGGGAGGGGGTGACCCTTAGTCACCTCTCCCACAACTAGTGTGACACACTCTCAAATAAAGGATTGACAAGGGGCAGGCAGGTAAAATATAAACTAAAACATGAACAAACAACGGACATGCTTCCCGGAGACCGGGAACTGGTGCTGGTGGCGCCTGACGAGCCCGTGAGGTGCACCCAGCCCTTCTGAGCGAGAACAGCCGGGGCCCCTCACGGGAGGGGGCCCCGGTTTTGCTTTTTCCGCACAAGCCGTGGCTCCAACAGGGTCACGGCTTTTTTGGTTGCATGGGCCCCTACATGGGGTTGGGGATGGGGGTTTGGGGGAAGGGGCAGGGGGCCCCGACCCCTGGCCCCTTCCCCCAAAACTACCGAGGCAACGCGAAATGGTGGTTCCGGATATTCGCACTTTCCGGCAAATGGCGGCCGGCGGCAATGTCATCCCGGTGTACCGGGAGATTTTGGGGGATTTGGAGACCCCGGTCTCGGCTTATAAAAAGCTCCGCACCGCTGCGCCTTCCTTTCTCCTGGAGAGCGTGGAGGGCGGAGAGAAGTGGGGCCGCTTCAGTTTCCTGGGCTTTCATCCCCGGCTGACGTTTCGGGTGCAGAAGCATCAGTGCTTCCTCAACCGGGACGGGGTGGAGGAGCTTCTGGATCCGGGTGTCAGCCCCTTTGAGCACCTGGCCCGGCTCCTTAAAGGCTTCCGGCCGGCGGCGGTGCCGGGACTGCCCCGCTTCTGGGGCGGCCTGGTGGGTTTTTTGGGCTATGACATGGTGCGCTACATTGAGCGTCTGCCGGAGCTCACCCCCGAAAGCCCGCTGCCGGAGGCCTGCCTGCTGTTGCCGGAGCATCTTCTCATCTTTGACAACCTGCGCCAGACCATCAAGGTGGTGGCTCTGGTGACCTTAAGCGACCGGGAGCGGCCCGAGGCCCGCTATGAGGCGGCGGTGGCTGCCATCCATGAAATCATCGCCCGGCTGCGCCAGCCGGTGCCGGCCTCTGAGCCCCCGCCGCCGGGAAAGGGCCCGAAGCTCGAAAGCAACGTTACCAAAAAGCAGTTCGAGGCCATGGTGCGGCGGGCCAAGGATTACATCGCCGCCGGGGATGCCATCCAGGTGGTGCTCTCCCAGTGTTTTCAGGCGCCCTTTGAGCATGACGCTTTGGACCTTTACCGGGCGCTCCGCTGCATCAACCCTTCGCCCTACATGTTTTTCCTGGAGTTCGGCGACCTGAAGCTGGTGGGGGCCTCCCCGGAGATCCTGGTGCGCCTGGAGGACCGCCGCATCACCTACCGCCCCATCGCCGGCACCCGCCCCCGGGGCAAGACCCCGGAAGAGGACCTGGCGCTGGAGCAGGACCTCTTGGCCGACCCCAAGGAGCGGGCGGAACACATCATGCTGGTGGACCTGGGCCGAAACGACGTGGGCCGGGTGGCCGCCATCGGCAGTGTGCGGGTGCCGGAGCTCTTCACGGTGGAGCGCTACTCCCATGTCATGCACCTGGTCTCCCAGGTGGAGGGGGAGCTGGCCGAGGGCGAGGACGGCATCAGTCTCTTGAAGGCCACCTTTCCGGCGGGCACGGTCACCGGCGCCCCCAAGGTCCGGGCCATGGAGATCATCGAGGAGCTGGAGCCCAGCCGCCGGGGCCCTTATGCCGGGGCCGTGGGCTATCTGGCCTTCGGCGGCAATCTGGATTTCTGCATCACCATCCGGAGCTTCACCGTGCATCAGGGCCGGGTATATCTGCAGGTGGGGGCAGGCATTGTGGCGGATTCCGACCCGGCCCGGGAGTTCCAGGAGACAGTGAACAAAGCCATGGCCCTGATGCGGGCCCTGGAGCTGGCGGAGGCGGGGCTGTGGTGAGGCAGGAGGGGAGGGGGCTTGCAGTCGCCCTCCGGCGCCGGGAGAAGGTAATATGCTGGTGATGATCGACAATTACGACTCCTTCACCTACAATCTGGTGCAGTATTTCGGCCAGTTGGGGGCCGAAGTGCAGGTGTTCCGCAATGACGCCATTGATTTGGAGGGCCTGGAGGCCTTACCCATGACCCACCTGGTGATCTCCCCGGGCCCTTGCTCGCCCGATGAGGCGGGCATTTCGGTGGCCGCCATCCGGCATTTTGCCGGCCGGGTGCCCATTTTGGGGGTGTGCCTGGGCCACCAGGCCATCGGCCAGGCCTTTGGCGGCCGGGTGGTGCGGGCCCCCCGACTGATGCACGGCAAGACCTCCCTCATCTACCATGACGGCCGGGACCTCTTCCAGGGCTTGGCCAACCCCTTTGAGGCCACCCGCTACCACTCCCTCATCGTGGAGCGGGAGACCCTGCCCGCCTGCCTCATGGTGTCGGCCCAGACCGCGGTGGGGGAGATCATGGGGCTCAGGCACCGCAGCCACGCCATCTATGGGGTGCAGTTCCACCCGGAGTCCATCCTGACGGGTGAGGGCCTGAATTTGCTGCGCAATTTCCTCAAGCGCCAGAAAGGCTGACTGCGAAAGTTACCGCCATGAGCCCTGAGAAAAAACCCCGCCGGGCCAAGGCAAAGCCTGCAGCACAAGCCCCGGCAGCCCCGGAAACCCAGGAAACCACCCCGGCGGCGCCGGCGAAGCCCAGATTTGCCATCGACATCTACCGGGCCTGGTGCAAGGAGTGCGGCCTGTGCGCTGAGTTCTGCCCCACGGGCTGCCTCAAGCTGGACGAAGCCGGGCGCCCGGTGGTGGCCGACGCCGCAGCCTGCGTGGGCTGCCGCTTCTGCGAGTTGCACTGCCCGGATTTCGCCATCAGCGTGCGGGAATGCGACCAGAAACCCCCGACGGAGGAGGAATGAGTCCAAGCTTTAAAGTCCAAAGTCCAAAGTCAAAATAATAGTCCAAAGTCCAAAGTCAAAAGTCAAAAGTCAAAATAATAGTCCAAAGTACAAAGCCCCAAGATCCAATGTCAAAAAATAGTCTAAAGTTCAAGGTCCAAAGTCGAGTTTAAGGCTCAAAGTTCAAAGTTGAGTTGGGAGTTCGAGATTTTTTTATTATTAATTTTAATTAAAAGTTTTAACAAGACCGATTTTTAGAGTCCATGACCCGATGCCCCAAAAGTCTAAAATTCTATCTTTAGAGAGAACTGTTCGTGAAGAATTTGGTTTTGAATATTTTATTTCGAATTGACTATTAACTTTAAACTTTGAACTATTAAATTTGAACTTTTTAAATCACAATTATAGACTTTGGCTTTCAACTTTCAAATTTCAACTTTGAACCTTGAACCTTGAACTTTGAAACCACGACTTTGGGCTTTGGACTTTGGGCTTTAGACTCAACACATGACTTTGGACTTTGGACCTTGGGCTTTGGACTCAATCTTTGACTTTTGACTATGACAATGACTGGCAATCCCGGCCGGCCGTTACTCTTGCAGGGCAATGAAGCGGTGGTGGAGGGTGCTTTGGCCGCGGGGTGCCGTTTCTTTGCCGGCTACCCCATCACCCCGGCCACCGAGATCAGCGAGGCCCTGAGTGTGAAGCTCCCGGCCGCCGGGGGCGTGTTCATCCAGATGGAGGATGAGATCGCCGCCCTGGGCGCGGTCATCGGCGCCTCCCTGGCCGGCGCCAAGGCCATGACCGCCACCAGCGGCCCGGGCTTCTCCCTCATGCAGGAAAACTTGGGCTTCGGGGTCGTGGCCGAAGTGCCCTGCGTGATTGTCAACGTCATGCGGGGCGGGCCCTCCACGGGCTTGCCCACCCACGTCTCCCAGGGGGATGTGCAGCAGGCCCGCTGGGGCACCCACGGCGACCACCCCATCATCGTGCTTTCCCCCGCCACCACCCGGGACTGCTTCGAGCTCACCGTGCTGGCCTTCAACCTGGCGGAAAAGTTCCGCATCCCGGTCATCCTGCTCTCCGATGAGGTGGTGGCCCACACCCGGGAGAAGGTCTTCCTGCCGCATCCCAGCGAAATCGAGGTGGTGGAGCGCCTCAAGCCCACCATGCCGCCGGAGTGGTACATCCCCTACGAGGACACCCCCCGGGGGGTGCCCCCCATGGCCAGCTTCGGGGACGGCTACCGCTACCACGTCACCGGCCTCATCCACGATGTCAGGGGCTTCCCCACCGAGCGGCCCGATGAGATCGTGCCGTTTCTGAACCGACTCTTTCGC is part of the Desulfobaccales bacterium genome and harbors:
- a CDS encoding 2-oxoacid:acceptor oxidoreductase subunit alpha; translation: MQGNEAVVEGALAAGCRFFAGYPITPATEISEALSVKLPAAGGVFIQMEDEIAALGAVIGASLAGAKAMTATSGPGFSLMQENLGFGVVAEVPCVIVNVMRGGPSTGLPTHVSQGDVQQARWGTHGDHPIIVLSPATTRDCFELTVLAFNLAEKFRIPVILLSDEVVAHTREKVFLPHPSEIEVVERLKPTMPPEWYIPYEDTPRGVPPMASFGDGYRYHVTGLIHDVRGFPTERPDEIVPFLNRLFRKIHQHLHEIWRVEEFLTQDAELLVVAYGSVARSAKRAVTDARARGIKAGLIRLITLWPFPRPLLEPHLRRVRAVLVPELNRGQISREVKRINQGLTRVETLNRIDGRLLTPEEIVVRLTKL
- the trpE gene encoding anthranilate synthase component I; this translates as MVVPDIRTFRQMAAGGNVIPVYREILGDLETPVSAYKKLRTAAPSFLLESVEGGEKWGRFSFLGFHPRLTFRVQKHQCFLNRDGVEELLDPGVSPFEHLARLLKGFRPAAVPGLPRFWGGLVGFLGYDMVRYIERLPELTPESPLPEACLLLPEHLLIFDNLRQTIKVVALVTLSDRERPEARYEAAVAAIHEIIARLRQPVPASEPPPPGKGPKLESNVTKKQFEAMVRRAKDYIAAGDAIQVVLSQCFQAPFEHDALDLYRALRCINPSPYMFFLEFGDLKLVGASPEILVRLEDRRITYRPIAGTRPRGKTPEEDLALEQDLLADPKERAEHIMLVDLGRNDVGRVAAIGSVRVPELFTVERYSHVMHLVSQVEGELAEGEDGISLLKATFPAGTVTGAPKVRAMEIIEELEPSRRGPYAGAVGYLAFGGNLDFCITIRSFTVHQGRVYLQVGAGIVADSDPAREFQETVNKAMALMRALELAEAGLW
- a CDS encoding 4Fe-4S binding protein; this translates as MSPEKKPRRAKAKPAAQAPAAPETQETTPAAPAKPRFAIDIYRAWCKECGLCAEFCPTGCLKLDEAGRPVVADAAACVGCRFCELHCPDFAISVRECDQKPPTEEE
- a CDS encoding aminodeoxychorismate/anthranilate synthase component II; the protein is MLVMIDNYDSFTYNLVQYFGQLGAEVQVFRNDAIDLEGLEALPMTHLVISPGPCSPDEAGISVAAIRHFAGRVPILGVCLGHQAIGQAFGGRVVRAPRLMHGKTSLIYHDGRDLFQGLANPFEATRYHSLIVERETLPACLMVSAQTAVGEIMGLRHRSHAIYGVQFHPESILTGEGLNLLRNFLKRQKG